One Arthrobacter sp. FW306-07-I genomic window carries:
- a CDS encoding ABC transporter family substrate-binding protein → MPVRRLIQLLVAALSAALVLSGCSGGSAPSVVVGEAKRGGSVTVAEVNAFSSFNPYSANGNTDINSKIGAITHSGFFYLDDMSKVVRNDKFGHFEKVSDQPLKVKYTVNEGVKWSDGAPIGAADLLLSWAAGSGYYDDVDRAAGKGTKYFSVASDTTGLAGTLFPEIGSDGRSITIEYAAPYADWEVAFDVGLPAHVVAAKSGLNDEEDLVTLLKDTPRGNPEKPVSNPALKKVGDFWNTGFNTKAVPDDPALYLSSGPYIVRDIVPEVSMKLVRNRDYTWGAEPWLDEINVRFTGAVPAAVDALRNGQVDIISPQPSAATDSLLTGLSGQGITVQRYKQSGYDHLDLNFSGTFADKDVREAFLKTVPRQAIMDAVVGTQVPDSKPLDSQVFLPGQPKYDDTVKNNGSSDYAKVDIDGAKKLLKDTTPSVRVLYNRDNPNRAKAFALIRDSAALAGFRVVDGGQGSADWAAALSRGGYDAALSGWIGTEAGVSRVPQIFRTGAGSNFTGYSDGGADKVMEQLAVTTDLGKQDELLAEIDKHIWEDAYGLPLYQTLGTTAFNSRVAGIKTSPGPLGIWWNVWEWRLSNPAR, encoded by the coding sequence ATGCCGGTACGGCGTCTGATTCAGTTGCTCGTCGCCGCATTGTCGGCCGCCCTTGTTCTTTCCGGCTGCTCGGGTGGCAGCGCCCCGTCCGTCGTGGTGGGGGAGGCGAAGCGCGGCGGCAGCGTCACGGTGGCGGAGGTCAATGCCTTCTCGTCGTTCAACCCCTACAGCGCCAACGGCAACACTGACATCAATTCGAAGATCGGCGCCATCACACACTCGGGCTTCTTCTACCTTGATGACATGTCCAAGGTTGTCCGGAACGACAAGTTCGGCCATTTCGAGAAGGTATCCGACCAGCCGCTCAAGGTGAAGTACACGGTCAACGAGGGCGTTAAGTGGTCGGACGGTGCGCCCATTGGCGCAGCCGACCTCCTGTTGAGCTGGGCCGCCGGGTCCGGCTACTACGATGATGTCGATCGTGCTGCCGGCAAGGGAACCAAGTACTTCTCGGTTGCCTCCGACACCACGGGGCTCGCCGGCACCCTGTTCCCGGAAATCGGATCCGACGGGCGTTCCATCACCATTGAGTACGCCGCACCATACGCTGACTGGGAAGTGGCGTTCGACGTCGGGCTCCCCGCCCACGTCGTTGCTGCCAAGAGCGGACTCAACGATGAGGAGGACCTGGTGACGTTGCTCAAGGACACGCCCCGGGGCAACCCGGAAAAGCCGGTGTCCAACCCCGCGCTCAAGAAAGTCGGCGACTTCTGGAACACGGGATTCAATACAAAGGCCGTTCCGGATGATCCGGCACTCTACCTGTCCAGCGGCCCCTACATCGTCCGCGATATCGTCCCGGAAGTCTCGATGAAGCTGGTTCGCAACCGGGACTACACATGGGGCGCGGAACCCTGGCTGGACGAAATCAATGTCAGGTTCACCGGGGCAGTACCGGCGGCAGTGGATGCCCTCCGCAACGGCCAGGTTGACATCATTTCGCCGCAGCCCTCAGCCGCTACGGACAGTCTCCTCACCGGCCTGTCGGGCCAGGGCATCACCGTGCAACGGTACAAACAGTCCGGCTATGACCACCTGGACCTTAACTTCTCCGGGACCTTTGCCGACAAAGACGTCAGGGAAGCCTTCCTCAAGACCGTGCCGCGGCAGGCAATCATGGACGCCGTGGTGGGAACCCAGGTGCCGGACAGCAAGCCATTGGACTCGCAGGTATTCCTGCCGGGACAACCGAAGTACGACGACACCGTGAAGAATAACGGCTCTTCGGACTACGCCAAGGTGGACATTGACGGGGCAAAGAAGCTCCTGAAGGACACCACCCCCAGCGTCCGCGTACTTTACAACCGGGACAACCCGAACCGGGCCAAGGCGTTCGCCCTGATCCGCGACTCGGCCGCGCTGGCCGGATTCCGGGTGGTCGACGGGGGACAGGGCAGTGCCGACTGGGCTGCCGCGCTAAGCCGGGGCGGATATGACGCCGCCCTGTCGGGATGGATCGGCACAGAGGCCGGTGTCAGCCGGGTGCCGCAGATTTTCCGCACCGGTGCGGGCAGCAACTTCACGGGATATTCCGACGGCGGCGCGGACAAGGTTATGGAGCAACTGGCCGTGACTACGGACCTGGGCAAACAGGATGAGCTCCTGGCGGAAATCGATAAGCACATCTGGGAGGACGCGTATGGCCTCCCGCTCTACCAAACGCTGGGAACAACCGCCTTCAATTCCCGGGTAGCGGGCATCAAGACCAGCCCCGGCCCCCTCGGCATCTGGTGGAACGTCTGGGAGTGGCGGCTGTCCAACCCTGCCAGGTGA
- a CDS encoding alpha/beta fold hydrolase, producing the protein MLHSTRQGSGKPLLLIHGLGSSIGNWNPVIPALAAERDVIAIDLPGCGESAPLTGETTIATLTDAVEAFIRDEKLDDIDLVGSSMGARMAMEMARRGHPATTIALDPGGFWNDRQAAIFGASIKASVALMRRIQPALPFLTGNPVGRTALLAQFSAHPWKLPQDLVLHELRGFKTSTSLDPALNALIHGPRQEGAPAGSLKGKVVVGWGRKDKVTPPSEAARAAELFPDATLHWFENSGHFPHWDQPTETARLILDSTS; encoded by the coding sequence ATGCTGCACTCAACCCGGCAAGGCTCCGGTAAGCCACTCCTCCTGATCCATGGACTCGGTTCCAGTATTGGTAACTGGAACCCGGTAATCCCGGCGCTGGCCGCTGAACGCGATGTGATTGCCATCGACCTCCCCGGTTGCGGCGAATCCGCGCCGCTGACCGGCGAAACCACCATTGCCACGCTGACCGATGCCGTCGAAGCCTTTATACGCGACGAGAAACTGGATGACATTGATCTCGTAGGCAGCTCCATGGGCGCCCGGATGGCAATGGAAATGGCGCGGCGAGGGCACCCTGCCACCACGATCGCCCTGGACCCTGGTGGCTTCTGGAATGACCGCCAGGCAGCGATCTTTGGGGCAAGCATCAAAGCATCCGTCGCACTGATGCGCCGCATCCAACCGGCACTCCCCTTCCTCACGGGCAACCCCGTGGGCCGCACGGCCCTGTTGGCTCAGTTCTCCGCCCATCCCTGGAAACTGCCGCAGGATCTTGTCCTGCATGAGCTTCGCGGGTTCAAGACATCGACCAGCCTGGACCCGGCCCTCAACGCGCTGATTCACGGTCCCCGCCAGGAAGGCGCACCGGCCGGTTCACTCAAGGGAAAAGTGGTAGTCGGATGGGGGCGGAAGGACAAGGTCACCCCTCCCAGTGAGGCGGCGCGTGCCGCGGAGCTGTTCCCGGATGCCACCCTCCACTGGTTCGAAAACTCCGGTCACTTCCCACACTGGGACCAACCAACGGAAACGGCACGCCTGATCCTCGATAGCACGAGCTGA
- the ychF gene encoding redox-regulated ATPase YchF: MALTIGIVGLPNVGKSTLFNALTRNQVLAANYPFATIEPNVGVVNLPDPRLQKLAGIFGSQRILPAAVSFVDIAGIVKGASEGEGLGNQFLANIREAEAIAEVVRVFDDPDVVHVDGKVDPRSDMETINTELILADLQTIEKAIPRIEKEVKIKKREAAELAAIKAAQAVLERGDTIYSSIKSDKLEMEHLKELGLLTAKPFIYVFNADEGILGSPEKQEELRAMVAPADCIFLDAKLEADLVELDEEEAREMLEMNGQDESGLDQLARVGFHTLGLQTYLTAGPKEARAWTIRQGDTAPQAAGVIHSDFQRGFIKAEVVSFNDLVEAGSMAEAKSRGKVRIEGKEYVMADGDVVEFRFNV, encoded by the coding sequence GTGGCTCTTACTATTGGCATCGTCGGACTGCCCAACGTCGGCAAATCAACCCTCTTCAACGCGCTTACCCGCAACCAGGTCCTGGCCGCGAACTATCCGTTCGCCACGATCGAACCCAATGTGGGAGTGGTGAACCTCCCGGATCCCAGGCTTCAGAAGCTTGCCGGCATCTTCGGTTCCCAGCGCATCCTGCCCGCAGCCGTGTCCTTCGTCGACATTGCCGGGATCGTGAAGGGTGCGTCCGAGGGGGAGGGGCTGGGCAACCAGTTCCTGGCGAATATCCGCGAGGCCGAAGCCATTGCCGAGGTTGTCCGGGTCTTCGACGACCCCGACGTGGTGCACGTCGACGGCAAAGTGGACCCGCGCTCGGACATGGAAACCATCAACACCGAACTGATCCTCGCGGACCTGCAGACCATCGAAAAGGCCATCCCGCGGATCGAAAAAGAAGTCAAGATCAAGAAGCGCGAAGCCGCCGAACTCGCAGCCATCAAGGCCGCGCAGGCAGTGCTGGAGCGTGGTGACACCATCTACTCCTCCATCAAGAGCGACAAATTGGAGATGGAACACCTCAAGGAACTGGGCCTGCTGACGGCCAAGCCCTTCATTTACGTCTTCAATGCCGACGAAGGCATCCTGGGCAGCCCGGAGAAGCAGGAGGAGCTGCGGGCCATGGTCGCTCCGGCAGACTGCATTTTCCTTGATGCCAAGCTCGAAGCGGACCTCGTCGAACTGGATGAGGAAGAAGCCCGCGAGATGCTCGAGATGAACGGCCAGGACGAGTCCGGCCTGGACCAGCTGGCCCGCGTCGGCTTCCACACCCTGGGGCTGCAGACCTACCTCACGGCCGGCCCCAAGGAAGCCCGGGCCTGGACCATTCGGCAGGGGGATACGGCACCGCAAGCGGCGGGTGTCATCCACTCCGATTTCCAGCGCGGCTTCATCAAGGCCGAAGTTGTTTCCTTCAATGACCTGGTCGAGGCCGGCTCCATGGCCGAGGCAAAGTCCCGCGGCAAGGTGCGGATCGAAGGCAAGGAATACGTCATGGCCGACGGCGACGTGGTTGAATTTCGGTTCAATGTGTAG
- a CDS encoding DNA recombination protein RmuC produces the protein MDAFALILALLMLLLGALAGAAATYFSLRRNSHGLEADFDQVSSRLSEVTAQLAAADAERRLLAAQNRELGEARTQDGSVLRALAPVAEKLSAVQQQVALLERDRVEQYGQLAQQLQEARLSDEQLIRSTHALESALRSNSARGQWGEVQLRRVVEAAGMLRHVDFVEQVHSAGHDSAVRPDLVVQLPGEKQLVVDAKVPLSSYLEAQELGAVDPGTGRLAGPSASDGRNQQALLAAHAKALRAHVDALGTKKYWDIPGNSPELVVCFIPAESILAAALTADAGLLDHALSRNVVLASPSTLLAVLKSVAFTWRQDVLTDSARELFELARQLYDRMGTLGENVSKLGSSLKTSVDRYNAMVGTLEARILPTARKLNSLEESGLAAPPLVEVTPRALVAPELQGDDEAA, from the coding sequence ATGGATGCTTTTGCCTTGATTCTGGCCCTTCTCATGCTGTTGCTGGGCGCCCTTGCCGGCGCCGCTGCCACCTACTTTTCCCTGCGCCGGAACTCGCATGGGCTGGAGGCAGACTTTGACCAGGTATCGTCCCGCCTTTCAGAGGTCACGGCCCAGCTTGCAGCGGCCGACGCCGAGCGGCGGCTTCTGGCTGCACAGAACCGTGAGCTGGGCGAGGCAAGGACGCAGGACGGCAGCGTGCTGCGCGCCCTGGCGCCGGTGGCCGAGAAGCTCTCTGCCGTCCAGCAGCAGGTGGCACTGCTGGAGCGGGACCGGGTTGAGCAATACGGCCAGCTGGCCCAGCAGCTGCAGGAGGCCAGGCTGTCGGATGAACAGCTCATCCGGTCCACGCATGCCCTGGAGTCGGCATTGCGCTCCAACAGCGCCAGGGGCCAGTGGGGCGAGGTGCAGCTTAGGCGCGTGGTAGAGGCCGCAGGCATGCTCCGCCACGTGGACTTCGTGGAACAGGTCCACAGCGCCGGCCACGACTCAGCTGTCCGCCCGGACCTGGTGGTGCAGCTGCCCGGTGAAAAGCAGCTGGTGGTGGATGCCAAGGTCCCGCTCTCGTCCTACCTCGAGGCACAGGAACTGGGCGCCGTGGATCCAGGCACGGGCCGGCTGGCCGGACCCTCGGCGAGCGATGGCAGGAACCAACAGGCCCTGCTCGCCGCGCACGCCAAGGCCTTGAGGGCCCATGTCGATGCGCTGGGCACCAAGAAATACTGGGACATCCCGGGGAATTCGCCGGAACTGGTGGTTTGCTTCATCCCGGCCGAGTCCATCCTGGCCGCCGCCCTGACAGCTGACGCCGGGCTCCTGGACCACGCGCTGTCCCGCAATGTTGTCCTCGCATCCCCAAGCACCCTGCTGGCCGTGCTGAAGTCCGTGGCTTTCACCTGGCGCCAGGACGTCCTGACGGACAGTGCACGCGAACTGTTCGAGCTCGCGCGGCAGCTGTACGACCGGATGGGCACGCTGGGTGAGAACGTCAGCAAGCTGGGTTCCTCACTGAAGACCTCCGTGGACCGCTACAACGCGATGGTCGGCACCCTAGAAGCGCGGATTCTGCCCACCGCGCGGAAGCTCAACAGCCTGGAGGAGTCAGGCCTTGCCGCGCCTCCGCTGGTGGAGGTAACCCCGCGCGCGCTGGTGGCGCCCGAACTTCAAGGTGATGACGAAGCCGCCTGA
- a CDS encoding 4-hydroxy-3-methylbut-2-enyl diphosphate reductase → MTTTAVPLSMPTIPRRRRSPEEVAAAAPVNGTKKVLLAAPRGYCAGVDRAVIAVEKALEHYGAPVYVRKQIVHNVHVVSSLEEKGAIFVDETDEVPEGALVIFSAHGVSPAVVQSAEDRGLRTIDATCPLVTKVHREAVRFAKDDFDILLIGHDGHEEVEGTAGEAPEHIQIINGPHEVDKVTVRDPEKVIWLSQTTLSVDETMETVRLLKERFPTLQDPPSDDICYATTNRQVAIKKIAPKADLVIVVGSANSSNSVRLVEVALEYGAKASYRVDFANEVDEAWFEGVASVGVTSGASVPEVLVQDVLRLLADYGYGTVEEVVTAEEDLLFSLPKELRATLKQSGDVSRALGGRRARN, encoded by the coding sequence ATGACCACCACGGCCGTACCCCTTTCGATGCCAACCATTCCACGCAGGCGCCGTTCGCCTGAGGAAGTAGCAGCCGCAGCTCCCGTCAACGGCACCAAGAAGGTGCTGCTGGCTGCCCCGCGCGGCTACTGCGCCGGCGTTGACCGGGCCGTCATCGCGGTCGAGAAGGCGTTGGAGCACTACGGCGCGCCCGTGTATGTCCGCAAGCAGATTGTCCACAACGTCCACGTGGTCAGCTCCCTGGAGGAAAAGGGTGCCATCTTTGTGGACGAGACCGACGAAGTCCCAGAAGGCGCGCTGGTTATCTTCTCCGCCCATGGCGTGTCCCCGGCAGTGGTCCAGTCCGCGGAAGACCGCGGCCTGCGCACCATCGATGCCACCTGCCCGCTGGTCACCAAGGTGCACAGGGAAGCCGTCCGCTTCGCCAAGGACGATTTCGACATCCTCCTGATCGGCCACGACGGCCACGAGGAAGTGGAAGGCACGGCCGGTGAAGCGCCGGAGCACATCCAGATCATCAACGGCCCCCACGAAGTCGACAAGGTGACCGTCCGCGACCCCGAAAAGGTCATCTGGCTTTCCCAGACCACGCTGAGTGTCGACGAGACCATGGAAACCGTCCGGCTGCTCAAGGAACGGTTCCCCACCCTGCAGGATCCGCCCAGCGATGACATCTGCTACGCCACCACCAACCGACAGGTGGCCATCAAGAAGATCGCGCCCAAGGCGGACCTGGTGATCGTGGTGGGCTCAGCCAACTCGTCCAACTCCGTCCGGTTGGTGGAGGTGGCGCTCGAATACGGTGCCAAGGCCTCGTACCGGGTGGACTTCGCCAACGAGGTGGACGAAGCGTGGTTTGAAGGCGTCGCCAGCGTGGGTGTCACGTCGGGGGCCTCTGTTCCCGAGGTGCTGGTGCAGGACGTGCTGAGGCTCCTGGCCGACTACGGTTACGGCACTGTGGAGGAAGTGGTCACGGCTGAAGAAGACCTGCTGTTCTCGCTGCCCAAGGAACTCCGCGCAACCCTGAAACAGTCCGGTGACGTCAGCCGTGCCCTGGGCGGCCGCCGGGCCCGCAACTGA